From one Mytilus edulis chromosome 1, xbMytEdul2.2, whole genome shotgun sequence genomic stretch:
- the LOC139523118 gene encoding grainyhead-like protein 1 homolog isoform X5: MKLSHFSDPPLCNTTNHKWKCTSKMSDVGSLLKPCEELKAGLSENNNLPDKKGHIEQDGPPDDIRAFFGHPLAATTSINGEDTQSSAAALLHEYINLPALDKSGLKIGEKLHLLQELIRDKKEDLQGSGDGSNDYMSVLQTEVDRFFNMQEMQEKSKSEDIVATSQELVETQGILENVTNNREVRNENDIVFSSAEDLSSCITTSASNHDSDDVIYTTSIVQSQTTPHPTSDSCIITNCDKILPNYNESIKHKNNGSKHQNDIHRNIYETRPTKTIVKALSEKIMKNKVSQQGVTMPPGSTVPLTNENNGISASPMSRDDSVSDPIEKPENFQSVSTGTLTAPTTESPVTTSLTTQDNSENMSHRLGSHTVLEVDPVSLHMSVAHNNCYPDNMLVNNLQHLVSLQQSTGISIQEPITTTPMRQNSYPVTTNNFYSQNSNYMYPPVTSSLENQVADRDIMLERFIQQQQFYQEQQQQHHQPAHPQTYPYATNIKENYTMKSPDSGYHEPCLSPTEQQNSLEDSNFQETPVAPQKTGKRRKSAPVVFPKQRWASDKLTAYHPTIPKLEINPTGYNYFMDTPISTSVRFDEDRITYVNKGQYYALSLEFAGDRIPPSQMVKSVIMVVFRDDKSLEDERKAWEFWHSRQHSYKQRVIDIDTKDSQGVQASNINEIAFNAVAVKWNPRDSNVKVNVAVHCLSTDFSNQKGVKGLPLHIQIDTFENQKDIYPIHRGYCQIKVFCDKGAERKTRDEEKRRTVRTKDGQETIKRKRSEMEMHWPPCERSAFYSMADSKTFPVLFTPVSSDQDDSVNKASPMSIGVTDDDGNSSLTSAEGFEDILCPPAKRSRTDAYYHDLPKVLLYVREHNETIYTALMLRTPTLQGLLQAVEEKYKIPAVKVKSTYKRSKKGILVRLDDNIVRHYSHESTFVIELNQMNDDKDYEIILSELDV, from the exons ATGAAGTTGAGTCATTTTTCAGATCCACCCTTGTGTAACACAACAAATCATAAATGGAAATGTACTAGCAAAATGTCCGATGTTGGCTCACTACTTAAACCTTG cgAAGAACTCAAAGCCGGTCTTTCAGAAAACAACAACCTGCCAGATAAAAAAGGACACATTGAACAGGATGGCCCACCGGACGATATCCGGGCATTTTTCGGTCATCCACTGGCTGCAACAACATCTATTAATGGTGAAGACACACAATCATCCGCTGCCGCATTACTACATGAATACATCAACTTACCCGCCTTAGATAAAAGTGGATTGAAAATAGGAGAAAAACTTCATTTATTACAAGAACTCATTAG GGACAAAAAGGAGGACTTACAGGGAAGCGGCGATGGATCGAATGACTACATGAGCGTCTTGCAAACTGAAGTTGACAGATTTTTTAATATGCAAGAAATGCAGGAAAAATCCAAATCAGAAGACATTGTGGCCACAAGCCAG gAGCTTGTGGAAACTCAGGGAATTCTAGAAAATGTAACGAATAACAGAGAAGTGAGAAATGAAAATGACATTGTGTTCTCATCTGCTGAGGATTTATCATCATGTATCACAACTAGTGCTTCAAATCACGATTCAGATGACGTCATTTATACCACATCAATAGTGCAATCCCAAACAACTCCTCATCCAACATCAGATTCATGTATCATTACAAACTGTGACAAAATTCTCCCAAATTATAACGAATcaattaaacataaaaacaatggAAGCAAACATCAGAATGATATACATAGAAATATTTATGAAACAAGACCAACTAAAACAATTGTTAAAGCACTTtcagaaaaaataatgaaaaataaagtaaGTCAGCAAGGCGTGACAATGCCCCCGGGCAGTACAGTACCGTTGACTAATGAGAATAACGGTATATCAGCAAGTCCAATGTCACGTGACGATAGTGTGTCTGATCCAATAGAAAAACCCGAGAACTTCCAAAGTGTCTCAACGGGTACTTTAACGGCGCCAACCACGGAATCTCCAGTCACAACTTCGTTGACAACACAAGATAATAGTGAAAACATGTCTCATCGTTTAGGTTCACACACAGTACTTGAAGTGGACCCTGTGTCCCTTCATATGTCAGTCGCTCATAATAATTGTTATCCAGATAATATGCTAGTGAACAATTTGCAACATTTAGTTAGTCTACAACAATCTACAGGCATTAGCATCCAAGAACCAATAACCACAACGCCAATGAGACAGAACTCGTATCCAGTAACGACAAACAATTTCTACTCTCAGAACAGCAACTATATGTATCCTCCAGTAACGTCATCATTAGAGAATCAGGTAGCTGACAGAGATATAATGTTGGAACGTTTTATACAACAGCAACAGTTCTACCAAGAGCAACAGCAGCAACATCACCAACCAGCACATCCACAGACGTACCCGTATGCTACCAACATCAAAGAAAACTACACAATGAAATCTCCTGATAGTGGATATCACGAACCTTGCTTATCTCCAACAGAACAACAGAACTCATTG GAGGACAGTAATTTCCAAGAGACGCCTGTTGCACCTCAGAAAACTGGAAAAAGACGGAAGTCGGCACCAGTGGTATTTCCTAAACAACGATGGGCGTCGGACAAACTAACCGCATATCACCCGACGATTCCAAAATT AGAAATTAATCCGACTGGTTACAATTACTTCATGGATACTCCTATCTCGACCTCAGTGCGGTTTGATGAAGACAGAATCACATACGTAAACAAAG gcCAGTATTATGCATTAAGCTTAGAGTTTGCAGGAGACAGAATACCACCGTCACAAATGGTTAAG TCAGTAATCATGGTTGTGTTCAGGGATGACAAATCACTAGAGGACGAGAGAAAGGCATGGGAGTTTTGGCATTCACGGCAGCATAGCTATAAACAGAGAGTCATTGATATTG ATACAAAGGACAGTCAAGGTGTACAAGCCAGTAATATAAACGAGATTGCATTTAATGCCGTGGCTGTCAAATGGAATCCAAGAGACTCAAATGTTAAG GTAAATGTGGCGGTACACTGTCTCAGCACAGATTTCAGCAATCAAAAAGGTGTCAAG ggGCTTCCATTACACATTCAGATCGAtacatttgaaaatcaaaaagatatataCCCTATCCATAGAGGGTATTGTCAAATCAAGGTGTTCTGTGACAAGGGGGCTGAAAGAAAAACAAGAGATGAGGAAAAGAGACGAACTGTTAGAACTAAAGACGGACAAGAAACTATCAAAC GAAAACGAAGTGAGATGGAGATGCACTGGCCACCATGTGAACGATCAGCTTTCTACAGCATGGCCGACTCTAAAACATTTCCGGTTTTGTTTACCCCAGTCAGTAGTGATCAGGATGACAGCGTCAATAAG GCTAGTCCTATGAGTATAGGTGTGACAGACGATGACGGAAACTCGAG TTTGACGAGTGCAGAAGGATTTGAAGATATACTTTGTCCGCCTGCAAAGAGAAGCAGAACAGATGCATATTATCATGATCTCCCAAAAG TGTTATTGTATGTTCGAGAACACAACGAGACGATCTATACAGCACTCATGCTACGCACACCAACTCTTCAAGGACTTCTCCAAGCT GTTGAAGAAAAGTATAAAATACCAGCTGTTAAAGTCAAGAGTACTTACAAAAGATCAAAGAAGGG aatATTGGTCCGATTAGATGACAACATTGTACGACATTACTCTCACGAATCTACGTTTGTGATAGAACTCAATCAAATGAACGATGACAAGGACTATGAAATCATTCTGTCGGAACTGGATGTCTAG
- the LOC139523118 gene encoding grainyhead-like protein 1 homolog isoform X6: MSVLQTEVDRFFNMQEMQEKSKSEDIVATSQELVETQGILENVTNNREVRNENDIVFSSAEDLSSCITTSASNHDSDDVIYTTSIVQSQTTPHPTSDSCIITNCDKILPNYNESIKHKNNGSKHQNDIHRNIYETRPTKTIVKALSEKIMKNKVSQQGVTMPPGSTVPLTNENNGISASPMSRDDSVSDPIEKPENFQSVSTGTLTAPTTESPVTTSLTTQDNSENMSHRLGSHTVLEVDPVSLHMSVAHNNCYPDNMLVNNLQHLVSLQQSTGISIQEPITTTPMRQNSYPVTTNNFYSQNSNYMYPPVTSSLENQVADRDIMLERFIQQQQFYQEQQQQHHQPAHPQTYPYATNIKENYTMKSPDSGYHEPCLSPTEQQNSLFYKKEDSNFQETPVAPQKTGKRRKSAPVVFPKQRWASDKLTAYHPTIPKLEINPTGYNYFMDTPISTSVRFDEDRITYVNKGQYYALSLEFAGDRIPPSQMVKSVIMVVFRDDKSLEDERKAWEFWHSRQHSYKQRVIDIDTKDSQGVQASNINEIAFNAVAVKWNPRDSNVKVNVAVHCLSTDFSNQKGVKGLPLHIQIDTFENQKDIYPIHRGYCQIKVFCDKGAERKTRDEEKRRTVRTKDGQETIKRKRSEMEMHWPPCERSAFYSMADSKTFPVLFTPVSSDQDDSVNKASPMSIGVTDDDGNSSLTSAEGFEDILCPPAKRSRTDAYYHDLPKVLLYVREHNETIYTALMLRTPTLQGLLQAVEEKYKIPAVKVKSTYKRSKKGILVRLDDNIVRHYSHESTFVIELNQMNDDKDYEIILSELDV, translated from the exons ATGAGCGTCTTGCAAACTGAAGTTGACAGATTTTTTAATATGCAAGAAATGCAGGAAAAATCCAAATCAGAAGACATTGTGGCCACAAGCCAG gAGCTTGTGGAAACTCAGGGAATTCTAGAAAATGTAACGAATAACAGAGAAGTGAGAAATGAAAATGACATTGTGTTCTCATCTGCTGAGGATTTATCATCATGTATCACAACTAGTGCTTCAAATCACGATTCAGATGACGTCATTTATACCACATCAATAGTGCAATCCCAAACAACTCCTCATCCAACATCAGATTCATGTATCATTACAAACTGTGACAAAATTCTCCCAAATTATAACGAATcaattaaacataaaaacaatggAAGCAAACATCAGAATGATATACATAGAAATATTTATGAAACAAGACCAACTAAAACAATTGTTAAAGCACTTtcagaaaaaataatgaaaaataaagtaaGTCAGCAAGGCGTGACAATGCCCCCGGGCAGTACAGTACCGTTGACTAATGAGAATAACGGTATATCAGCAAGTCCAATGTCACGTGACGATAGTGTGTCTGATCCAATAGAAAAACCCGAGAACTTCCAAAGTGTCTCAACGGGTACTTTAACGGCGCCAACCACGGAATCTCCAGTCACAACTTCGTTGACAACACAAGATAATAGTGAAAACATGTCTCATCGTTTAGGTTCACACACAGTACTTGAAGTGGACCCTGTGTCCCTTCATATGTCAGTCGCTCATAATAATTGTTATCCAGATAATATGCTAGTGAACAATTTGCAACATTTAGTTAGTCTACAACAATCTACAGGCATTAGCATCCAAGAACCAATAACCACAACGCCAATGAGACAGAACTCGTATCCAGTAACGACAAACAATTTCTACTCTCAGAACAGCAACTATATGTATCCTCCAGTAACGTCATCATTAGAGAATCAGGTAGCTGACAGAGATATAATGTTGGAACGTTTTATACAACAGCAACAGTTCTACCAAGAGCAACAGCAGCAACATCACCAACCAGCACATCCACAGACGTACCCGTATGCTACCAACATCAAAGAAAACTACACAATGAAATCTCCTGATAGTGGATATCACGAACCTTGCTTATCTCCAACAGAACAACAGAACTCATTG TTTTATAAAAAGGAGGACAGTAATTTCCAAGAGACGCCTGTTGCACCTCAGAAAACTGGAAAAAGACGGAAGTCGGCACCAGTGGTATTTCCTAAACAACGATGGGCGTCGGACAAACTAACCGCATATCACCCGACGATTCCAAAATT AGAAATTAATCCGACTGGTTACAATTACTTCATGGATACTCCTATCTCGACCTCAGTGCGGTTTGATGAAGACAGAATCACATACGTAAACAAAG gcCAGTATTATGCATTAAGCTTAGAGTTTGCAGGAGACAGAATACCACCGTCACAAATGGTTAAG TCAGTAATCATGGTTGTGTTCAGGGATGACAAATCACTAGAGGACGAGAGAAAGGCATGGGAGTTTTGGCATTCACGGCAGCATAGCTATAAACAGAGAGTCATTGATATTG ATACAAAGGACAGTCAAGGTGTACAAGCCAGTAATATAAACGAGATTGCATTTAATGCCGTGGCTGTCAAATGGAATCCAAGAGACTCAAATGTTAAG GTAAATGTGGCGGTACACTGTCTCAGCACAGATTTCAGCAATCAAAAAGGTGTCAAG ggGCTTCCATTACACATTCAGATCGAtacatttgaaaatcaaaaagatatataCCCTATCCATAGAGGGTATTGTCAAATCAAGGTGTTCTGTGACAAGGGGGCTGAAAGAAAAACAAGAGATGAGGAAAAGAGACGAACTGTTAGAACTAAAGACGGACAAGAAACTATCAAAC GAAAACGAAGTGAGATGGAGATGCACTGGCCACCATGTGAACGATCAGCTTTCTACAGCATGGCCGACTCTAAAACATTTCCGGTTTTGTTTACCCCAGTCAGTAGTGATCAGGATGACAGCGTCAATAAG GCTAGTCCTATGAGTATAGGTGTGACAGACGATGACGGAAACTCGAG TTTGACGAGTGCAGAAGGATTTGAAGATATACTTTGTCCGCCTGCAAAGAGAAGCAGAACAGATGCATATTATCATGATCTCCCAAAAG TGTTATTGTATGTTCGAGAACACAACGAGACGATCTATACAGCACTCATGCTACGCACACCAACTCTTCAAGGACTTCTCCAAGCT GTTGAAGAAAAGTATAAAATACCAGCTGTTAAAGTCAAGAGTACTTACAAAAGATCAAAGAAGGG aatATTGGTCCGATTAGATGACAACATTGTACGACATTACTCTCACGAATCTACGTTTGTGATAGAACTCAATCAAATGAACGATGACAAGGACTATGAAATCATTCTGTCGGAACTGGATGTCTAG
- the LOC139523118 gene encoding grainyhead-like protein 1 homolog isoform X1 — protein MSEEVFYQLTFWGKTEVPQSEELKAGLSENNNLPDKKGHIEQDGPPDDIRAFFGHPLAATTSINGEDTQSSAAALLHEYINLPALDKSGLKIGEKLHLLQELIRDKKEDLQGSGDGSNDYMSVLQTEVDRFFNMQEMQEKSKSEDIVATSQELVETQGILENVTNNREVRNENDIVFSSAEDLSSCITTSASNHDSDDVIYTTSIVQSQTTPHPTSDSCIITNCDKILPNYNESIKHKNNGSKHQNDIHRNIYETRPTKTIVKALSEKIMKNKVSQQGVTMPPGSTVPLTNENNGISASPMSRDDSVSDPIEKPENFQSVSTGTLTAPTTESPVTTSLTTQDNSENMSHRLGSHTVLEVDPVSLHMSVAHNNCYPDNMLVNNLQHLVSLQQSTGISIQEPITTTPMRQNSYPVTTNNFYSQNSNYMYPPVTSSLENQVADRDIMLERFIQQQQFYQEQQQQHHQPAHPQTYPYATNIKENYTMKSPDSGYHEPCLSPTEQQNSLFYKKEDSNFQETPVAPQKTGKRRKSAPVVFPKQRWASDKLTAYHPTIPKLEINPTGYNYFMDTPISTSVRFDEDRITYVNKGQYYALSLEFAGDRIPPSQMVKSVIMVVFRDDKSLEDERKAWEFWHSRQHSYKQRVIDIDTKDSQGVQASNINEIAFNAVAVKWNPRDSNVKVNVAVHCLSTDFSNQKGVKGLPLHIQIDTFENQKDIYPIHRGYCQIKVFCDKGAERKTRDEEKRRTVRTKDGQETIKRKRSEMEMHWPPCERSAFYSMADSKTFPVLFTPVSSDQDDSVNKASPMSIGVTDDDGNSSLTSAEGFEDILCPPAKRSRTDAYYHDLPKVLLYVREHNETIYTALMLRTPTLQGLLQAVEEKYKIPAVKVKSTYKRSKKGILVRLDDNIVRHYSHESTFVIELNQMNDDKDYEIILSELDV, from the exons cgAAGAACTCAAAGCCGGTCTTTCAGAAAACAACAACCTGCCAGATAAAAAAGGACACATTGAACAGGATGGCCCACCGGACGATATCCGGGCATTTTTCGGTCATCCACTGGCTGCAACAACATCTATTAATGGTGAAGACACACAATCATCCGCTGCCGCATTACTACATGAATACATCAACTTACCCGCCTTAGATAAAAGTGGATTGAAAATAGGAGAAAAACTTCATTTATTACAAGAACTCATTAG GGACAAAAAGGAGGACTTACAGGGAAGCGGCGATGGATCGAATGACTACATGAGCGTCTTGCAAACTGAAGTTGACAGATTTTTTAATATGCAAGAAATGCAGGAAAAATCCAAATCAGAAGACATTGTGGCCACAAGCCAG gAGCTTGTGGAAACTCAGGGAATTCTAGAAAATGTAACGAATAACAGAGAAGTGAGAAATGAAAATGACATTGTGTTCTCATCTGCTGAGGATTTATCATCATGTATCACAACTAGTGCTTCAAATCACGATTCAGATGACGTCATTTATACCACATCAATAGTGCAATCCCAAACAACTCCTCATCCAACATCAGATTCATGTATCATTACAAACTGTGACAAAATTCTCCCAAATTATAACGAATcaattaaacataaaaacaatggAAGCAAACATCAGAATGATATACATAGAAATATTTATGAAACAAGACCAACTAAAACAATTGTTAAAGCACTTtcagaaaaaataatgaaaaataaagtaaGTCAGCAAGGCGTGACAATGCCCCCGGGCAGTACAGTACCGTTGACTAATGAGAATAACGGTATATCAGCAAGTCCAATGTCACGTGACGATAGTGTGTCTGATCCAATAGAAAAACCCGAGAACTTCCAAAGTGTCTCAACGGGTACTTTAACGGCGCCAACCACGGAATCTCCAGTCACAACTTCGTTGACAACACAAGATAATAGTGAAAACATGTCTCATCGTTTAGGTTCACACACAGTACTTGAAGTGGACCCTGTGTCCCTTCATATGTCAGTCGCTCATAATAATTGTTATCCAGATAATATGCTAGTGAACAATTTGCAACATTTAGTTAGTCTACAACAATCTACAGGCATTAGCATCCAAGAACCAATAACCACAACGCCAATGAGACAGAACTCGTATCCAGTAACGACAAACAATTTCTACTCTCAGAACAGCAACTATATGTATCCTCCAGTAACGTCATCATTAGAGAATCAGGTAGCTGACAGAGATATAATGTTGGAACGTTTTATACAACAGCAACAGTTCTACCAAGAGCAACAGCAGCAACATCACCAACCAGCACATCCACAGACGTACCCGTATGCTACCAACATCAAAGAAAACTACACAATGAAATCTCCTGATAGTGGATATCACGAACCTTGCTTATCTCCAACAGAACAACAGAACTCATTG TTTTATAAAAAGGAGGACAGTAATTTCCAAGAGACGCCTGTTGCACCTCAGAAAACTGGAAAAAGACGGAAGTCGGCACCAGTGGTATTTCCTAAACAACGATGGGCGTCGGACAAACTAACCGCATATCACCCGACGATTCCAAAATT AGAAATTAATCCGACTGGTTACAATTACTTCATGGATACTCCTATCTCGACCTCAGTGCGGTTTGATGAAGACAGAATCACATACGTAAACAAAG gcCAGTATTATGCATTAAGCTTAGAGTTTGCAGGAGACAGAATACCACCGTCACAAATGGTTAAG TCAGTAATCATGGTTGTGTTCAGGGATGACAAATCACTAGAGGACGAGAGAAAGGCATGGGAGTTTTGGCATTCACGGCAGCATAGCTATAAACAGAGAGTCATTGATATTG ATACAAAGGACAGTCAAGGTGTACAAGCCAGTAATATAAACGAGATTGCATTTAATGCCGTGGCTGTCAAATGGAATCCAAGAGACTCAAATGTTAAG GTAAATGTGGCGGTACACTGTCTCAGCACAGATTTCAGCAATCAAAAAGGTGTCAAG ggGCTTCCATTACACATTCAGATCGAtacatttgaaaatcaaaaagatatataCCCTATCCATAGAGGGTATTGTCAAATCAAGGTGTTCTGTGACAAGGGGGCTGAAAGAAAAACAAGAGATGAGGAAAAGAGACGAACTGTTAGAACTAAAGACGGACAAGAAACTATCAAAC GAAAACGAAGTGAGATGGAGATGCACTGGCCACCATGTGAACGATCAGCTTTCTACAGCATGGCCGACTCTAAAACATTTCCGGTTTTGTTTACCCCAGTCAGTAGTGATCAGGATGACAGCGTCAATAAG GCTAGTCCTATGAGTATAGGTGTGACAGACGATGACGGAAACTCGAG TTTGACGAGTGCAGAAGGATTTGAAGATATACTTTGTCCGCCTGCAAAGAGAAGCAGAACAGATGCATATTATCATGATCTCCCAAAAG TGTTATTGTATGTTCGAGAACACAACGAGACGATCTATACAGCACTCATGCTACGCACACCAACTCTTCAAGGACTTCTCCAAGCT GTTGAAGAAAAGTATAAAATACCAGCTGTTAAAGTCAAGAGTACTTACAAAAGATCAAAGAAGGG aatATTGGTCCGATTAGATGACAACATTGTACGACATTACTCTCACGAATCTACGTTTGTGATAGAACTCAATCAAATGAACGATGACAAGGACTATGAAATCATTCTGTCGGAACTGGATGTCTAG
- the LOC139523118 gene encoding grainyhead-like protein 1 homolog isoform X3, with product MKLSHFSDPPLCNTTNHKWKCTSKMSDVGSLLKPCEELKAGLSENNNLPDKKGHIEQDGPPDDIRAFFGHPLAATTSINGEDTQSSAAALLHEYINLPALDKSGLKIGEKLHLLQELIRDKKEDLQGSGDGSNDYMSVLQTEVDRFFNMQEMQEKSKSEDIVATSQELVETQGILENVTNNREVRNENDIVFSSAEDLSSCITTSASNHDSDDVIYTTSIVQSQTTPHPTSDSCIITNCDKILPNYNESIKHKNNGSKHQNDIHRNIYETRPTKTIVKALSEKIMKNKVSQQGVTMPPGSTVPLTNENNGISASPMSRDDSVSDPIEKPENFQSVSTGTLTAPTTESPVTTSLTTQDNSENMSHRLGSHTVLEVDPVSLHMSVAHNNCYPDNMLVNNLQHLVSLQQSTGISIQEPITTTPMRQNSYPVTTNNFYSQNSNYMYPPVTSSLENQVADRDIMLERFIQQQQFYQEQQQQHHQPAHPQTYPYATNIKENYTMKSPDSGYHEPCLSPTEQQNSLFYKKEDSNFQETPVAPQKTGKRRKSAPVVFPKQRWASDKLTAYHPTIPKLEINPTGYNYFMDTPISTSVRFDEDRITYVNKGQYYALSLEFAGDRIPPSQMVKSVIMVVFRDDKSLEDERKAWEFWHSRQHSYKQRVIDIDTKDSQGVQASNINEIAFNAVAVKWNPRDSNVKVNVAVHCLSTDFSNQKGVKGLPLHIQIDTFENQKDIYPIHRGYCQIKVFCDKGAERKTRDEEKRRTVRTKDGQETIKRKRSEMEMHWPPCERSAFYSMADSKTFPVLFTPVSSDQDDSVNKASPMSIGVTDDDGNSSLTSAEGFEDILCPPAKRSRTDAYYHDLPKVLLYVREHNETIYTALMLRTPTLQGLLQAVEEKYKIPAVKVKSTYKRSKKGILVRLDDNIVRHYSHESTFVIELNQMNDDKDYEIILSELDV from the exons ATGAAGTTGAGTCATTTTTCAGATCCACCCTTGTGTAACACAACAAATCATAAATGGAAATGTACTAGCAAAATGTCCGATGTTGGCTCACTACTTAAACCTTG cgAAGAACTCAAAGCCGGTCTTTCAGAAAACAACAACCTGCCAGATAAAAAAGGACACATTGAACAGGATGGCCCACCGGACGATATCCGGGCATTTTTCGGTCATCCACTGGCTGCAACAACATCTATTAATGGTGAAGACACACAATCATCCGCTGCCGCATTACTACATGAATACATCAACTTACCCGCCTTAGATAAAAGTGGATTGAAAATAGGAGAAAAACTTCATTTATTACAAGAACTCATTAG GGACAAAAAGGAGGACTTACAGGGAAGCGGCGATGGATCGAATGACTACATGAGCGTCTTGCAAACTGAAGTTGACAGATTTTTTAATATGCAAGAAATGCAGGAAAAATCCAAATCAGAAGACATTGTGGCCACAAGCCAG gAGCTTGTGGAAACTCAGGGAATTCTAGAAAATGTAACGAATAACAGAGAAGTGAGAAATGAAAATGACATTGTGTTCTCATCTGCTGAGGATTTATCATCATGTATCACAACTAGTGCTTCAAATCACGATTCAGATGACGTCATTTATACCACATCAATAGTGCAATCCCAAACAACTCCTCATCCAACATCAGATTCATGTATCATTACAAACTGTGACAAAATTCTCCCAAATTATAACGAATcaattaaacataaaaacaatggAAGCAAACATCAGAATGATATACATAGAAATATTTATGAAACAAGACCAACTAAAACAATTGTTAAAGCACTTtcagaaaaaataatgaaaaataaagtaaGTCAGCAAGGCGTGACAATGCCCCCGGGCAGTACAGTACCGTTGACTAATGAGAATAACGGTATATCAGCAAGTCCAATGTCACGTGACGATAGTGTGTCTGATCCAATAGAAAAACCCGAGAACTTCCAAAGTGTCTCAACGGGTACTTTAACGGCGCCAACCACGGAATCTCCAGTCACAACTTCGTTGACAACACAAGATAATAGTGAAAACATGTCTCATCGTTTAGGTTCACACACAGTACTTGAAGTGGACCCTGTGTCCCTTCATATGTCAGTCGCTCATAATAATTGTTATCCAGATAATATGCTAGTGAACAATTTGCAACATTTAGTTAGTCTACAACAATCTACAGGCATTAGCATCCAAGAACCAATAACCACAACGCCAATGAGACAGAACTCGTATCCAGTAACGACAAACAATTTCTACTCTCAGAACAGCAACTATATGTATCCTCCAGTAACGTCATCATTAGAGAATCAGGTAGCTGACAGAGATATAATGTTGGAACGTTTTATACAACAGCAACAGTTCTACCAAGAGCAACAGCAGCAACATCACCAACCAGCACATCCACAGACGTACCCGTATGCTACCAACATCAAAGAAAACTACACAATGAAATCTCCTGATAGTGGATATCACGAACCTTGCTTATCTCCAACAGAACAACAGAACTCATTG TTTTATAAAAAGGAGGACAGTAATTTCCAAGAGACGCCTGTTGCACCTCAGAAAACTGGAAAAAGACGGAAGTCGGCACCAGTGGTATTTCCTAAACAACGATGGGCGTCGGACAAACTAACCGCATATCACCCGACGATTCCAAAATT AGAAATTAATCCGACTGGTTACAATTACTTCATGGATACTCCTATCTCGACCTCAGTGCGGTTTGATGAAGACAGAATCACATACGTAAACAAAG gcCAGTATTATGCATTAAGCTTAGAGTTTGCAGGAGACAGAATACCACCGTCACAAATGGTTAAG TCAGTAATCATGGTTGTGTTCAGGGATGACAAATCACTAGAGGACGAGAGAAAGGCATGGGAGTTTTGGCATTCACGGCAGCATAGCTATAAACAGAGAGTCATTGATATTG ATACAAAGGACAGTCAAGGTGTACAAGCCAGTAATATAAACGAGATTGCATTTAATGCCGTGGCTGTCAAATGGAATCCAAGAGACTCAAATGTTAAG GTAAATGTGGCGGTACACTGTCTCAGCACAGATTTCAGCAATCAAAAAGGTGTCAAG ggGCTTCCATTACACATTCAGATCGAtacatttgaaaatcaaaaagatatataCCCTATCCATAGAGGGTATTGTCAAATCAAGGTGTTCTGTGACAAGGGGGCTGAAAGAAAAACAAGAGATGAGGAAAAGAGACGAACTGTTAGAACTAAAGACGGACAAGAAACTATCAAAC GAAAACGAAGTGAGATGGAGATGCACTGGCCACCATGTGAACGATCAGCTTTCTACAGCATGGCCGACTCTAAAACATTTCCGGTTTTGTTTACCCCAGTCAGTAGTGATCAGGATGACAGCGTCAATAAG GCTAGTCCTATGAGTATAGGTGTGACAGACGATGACGGAAACTCGAG TTTGACGAGTGCAGAAGGATTTGAAGATATACTTTGTCCGCCTGCAAAGAGAAGCAGAACAGATGCATATTATCATGATCTCCCAAAAG TGTTATTGTATGTTCGAGAACACAACGAGACGATCTATACAGCACTCATGCTACGCACACCAACTCTTCAAGGACTTCTCCAAGCT GTTGAAGAAAAGTATAAAATACCAGCTGTTAAAGTCAAGAGTACTTACAAAAGATCAAAGAAGGG aatATTGGTCCGATTAGATGACAACATTGTACGACATTACTCTCACGAATCTACGTTTGTGATAGAACTCAATCAAATGAACGATGACAAGGACTATGAAATCATTCTGTCGGAACTGGATGTCTAG